In the Sphingobacterium sp. PCS056 genome, CCTATTTCTAACTTTTCCGATTTTTAACAAAACGTCCAAGACGTAAAATAAGCCATAAGCTAAACCAAATGTGATCAAAAAGTTAAAATATACAATTGGTATAAACCACTGCAAAGCAATATATACGATGGCTAAAATAACAGATGCACACACTCCCGCAATAATAGCAAACAGTACACCTCCGATTGGAGCCTTCCCCGAAGACCTATAATAAGTTTCTTCCATACAAGTTTAATTAGATATAGACCTAAAATAACAATTGGAATAAATAAAAACAACCTTATATCAAACAAATATTACAAAACAGGCTGCACCTCCCTTCCCCATATTCCTAATGAATTTTGTATGTTTGAACCATGAATTTGAAATACCTATATACATTAATCTTAGGATTATTCCTGATCCAAACAACAACAGCGCAACGAAAAGGCTATTGGCAACAGGCCGTAGATTATAAAATGAATATTGATGTCAACGAAAAAACATATCAATATGACGGAGACATGCAACTGAAATACAGCAATAATTCAGGACAATCACTCAAAAAAGTGTATTTCCATTTGTATTTCAATGCCTTTCAACCGGGTTCGATGATGGACAATAGACTTTCCAACATCGCAGATCCAGATAAAAGAATGGCCACCAATATCGGCACAAAGGAAAAACCAAAATACCAGAGTCGAATTGCAACCCTGACCCCAAAACAAATTGGTTATCAAAAGATAAAGTCATTAACAATAAACGGTAACAATACCAGTTACAAAGTCGATGGTACTATTTTAGAAGTTACCTTGCCTAATGAAATCGAGGATGGCGAAACGGCCACCTTTGATATGACTTGGGAGGCACAGGTACCAGAGCAAATTAGAAGATCTGGTCGCAATTCGAAAGAAGGAGTCGCACTTTCGATGGCACAATGGTATCCAAAAATGGCGCATTTTGATGAATTCGGATGGCACCTTGATGAATATATCGGTCGCGAATTTATAGCTCCATTTGGCAACTTTGACGTCACCGTTAATATCAATAAAAATTATATCCTAGGTGCATCCGGCGTATTGCAAAATCCAACAGAAGTAAAAGGATATGTAGCAAAACCAAAAATCAGAGCAAAAGATAATAAAGTCCAATGGCATTATATCGCTAAAAATATCCATGATTTTGTTTGGGCTGCAGACCCCAAATTTGTCGTTGACTCAGCCAGCAGCAAACAGGGCATTCATGTATACACGGTATATATTCCAGAAAGTGACTCCGTTAAAACAAACTGGAAAACAGCTTTAGGACTAGCAACAGAATTTTTCGATTTCAATGCCAAAACATTTGGAGCCTATCCATGGCCCACTTATACCATTATCCAAGGAGGTGATGGCGGCATGGAATACGGTACCGCAACATTGGTCACTGGAGGTCGCAATTTAAAAAGCCTAGTAGGTGTTATTTTCCACGAAGCCGCCCACTCTTGGTATCAACACTTATTCGGCATCAATGAGACCGTAGACGAGTGGTTTGATGAAGGGTTCACTTCTTATGTAGAAGAACTTGCGATGCAAAACTTATTTGAAAAACGAGGAGCCATTGAAGCTAACCCTTCCATAGATGCTTATCGTGCGTACTACAAACTAGCCCTATCGGGAAAAGAAGAACCTGCCAGCCTACTTGCCGATTACTACAATACCAACTATGCCTACAGTAATGAAGCTTACAATAAAGGACAGGTACTAGCCGTACAATTGGGCTATATCATTGGAAAAGACAATCTGGATAAGACATTCTTAGAATTTTATAAACAATGGAAATTTAAACATCCAACGCCAAATGATTTTAAAAGAATTGCTGAAAATATATCAGGAATCAATCTAAAATGGTACTTCAACCTCTTTATCAACACTACTCGTAAGATTGACTATGCCATCAAAACGGTTAGCGATAAAGAAATTACATTACAGAACAAATCCGACTTTGCCATGCCTATTGACTTATTAGTAACCTATGAAGATGGCACAAAAGAACTTTTCTATATCCCACTACGTGAAATGAGAGGCGAAAAACCAGCAGAAAACTTCAAAATTTACGAAGGTATTAAAAGAACAACATTGGAAGACTGGAACTGGACACAACCATCCTATCAGGTCAATCTAACAAAAAAACCTGCAAAAGTGATTATAGATCCATCATTGCGCTTAGCCGATGTCGAATCCAGCGATAATACCTGGGAAAAGAAATAACATAACAACAAGAGGCTGGTCAATAAACCAGCCTCTTTGCTTTAACATCAATCCTCGCGGCTTCCATCATCAGCCATACGCACAATTTTGGGAGAGAAACTAGCGACAATATCCACCAGATCTTCTTGCGCAGCCATCACCTCGTGAATATTTTTATAAGCCATTGGGGCCTCATCCAGTCCAGCACCGATCAATGTGATGCGATGATCCGACAACATGGATTTCAAATCTTTACGTGCTATCGTTTTTATAGCTTTCGTGCGGCTCATCAATCGACCCGCGCCATGTGAAGCCGATTGAATAGCCTCTTCCATACCTTTTCCTCGGACTAAGAAACCAGGAGTTGCCATCGATCCAGGAATGATACCCAGCACCCCTTTACCTGCAGGAGTTGCTCCTTTACGATGTACGATGACCTCCTCCCCTTTCCACAACTCTTTCCATGCAAAATTATGATGATTTTCAACCATCGCCAATCGTTCAGCACCTAAAGCCTTACTGATTTTCTCGTGAATGACTTCATGACACGCCGAAGCATAGTCCCCCGCAAGGTTCATCGCTAACCAATATTCTTGACCTTCCGCTGTATCAAGTCCCATATAAGCCAAATTTTGAGCCTCGTAAGGCAAAGGACAAAGCTTTTTAGCTAGTTTAGTATAATGATCGGCAATAGTGGCGCCCAATCCCCTAGATCCCGAATGAGTCAATAAAGCAACATATCGTCCTTTCTCCATACCAAGCTCCGCATCTGCCTCCTTAAACTCCATCACCCCAAATTCAACAAAGTGATTTCCTCCACCAGAAGAACCTAATTGTGTCCAGGCCTTATCCTTTAATTGGCGAATAAAATCATTCGTTTCAAAAGCCTTACTCGCTAGCACAGCATGATCGGCACGTTCATGTTTCAAGTAACCATGTCCAGCACCAAATTTGGTATGATCCATAATCACCTTCTTATAAAAATCATGATGCGCATACAGATGCTCTTCGGGGACATCAAAAATAGACAGTGCCATTCGACAACCGATATCAACACCCACACCATAAGGAATGACCGCATGATGAGTCGCCAATACCCCACCGATTGGCAAACCATATCCTTGGTGCGCATCCGGCATTAATGCCCCCGCCACTGCAACAGGAAGTTTCATCGCCAGATCCATTTGGCGCAATGCGCCCTCTTCAATCTGAGACTCACCATAGATGCTGTAGTCTTGCTTCCCCTCTTTTAAAGAAATCGTAGCTTTAGCCACTTCATCAACATTTAAAAGAGCTTGCGCCAGCGGTTTAAATACTTCATCCTCCATATACATTTCTGGAGCAGCCAGTACTTCCGCAAACTTCAACAACATCTCCTCTCGGGTAAACCCCAATCTCTTTTTATTAATTTTCAACGCTTCCCCTAAAGCAAAATTCTCTTCATATCCCAAAGCAATTAAATCATTGCCATTTATTCTTTTATTTTCCATGATACTATTCATCAATGATGCTCCGCTTAAACCCCATCTTACAGATTTGATCTATCTTTACATCGGTTATTATTTTTCCTTAAGCAAGGAACAGCACCTCTTTATCGCTATCCCTTGCGCCTCTTTATGTCTATCTACCGATTCAGTTTTAAGGTAAAGCGGTAGATGTATTATTTCACGAACAACTGCTTCAGCTGATCCACGATCTGACCATTACCAGAAACCGATATATTGTTTATTTTTTCAGCTATCTTCTCCACATATTCCATCTCTTTCAATTTAAACAACATCGCATTATCCTCCATCAATTTAGCCGTATTCAACAAGCTTCTTGTAGAAGCCGTTTCTTCACGCCGCGTGATGATATTTGCCTGAGCTTTTTTCTCCGCGACCAGCACCTGATTCATAATCTCCCGGATATCTCCTGGCAAGATGATGTCTTTAACACCGGCATGAAACACCTTTACCCCCAGTAATTCAATCTGCGAGGCAGTATCCTCCAGCACATGTGCATTGATGGCAGACTTATTATCCATCAGCTCATCCAAAGTCATTCGACCTATGTAAGAACGCAACGCTAATTGCATCAACATATACAACTGCTTCTCAAAATCTTTATTTTCAAGCATTGCTTTTAGCACATCCACAACTTGGTACTGTATCGAAAAATTAATCCTAATCTGCGCCTTATCTTTAGTCAAGATTTCTTGACCAGCAATATCCATAGTCGTCAATCGTGTATCCACTTTTGAAATACTGATTGATGTCGCATTTTTCCACCAGTAGTAGGTACCCGCATTCAATATCTTTGAAAAAACTCCATCAAGAAATAGCAGCCCTCTCTCCGAAGGCTCTAACTTAAACTGTCGTATATAGTAAGCCAGCGTCTGCTTCTCCAACAATTGTTTGTGCACTCCCTCACTTATTTCTATATCCGTGATATCCTCCTTTTGGAAATGATAAGTTAATAACCCCTTCCAGAAAAAATGTCTGCCTGCTGCTAGTACCTGCTTATAGTTGTTATTCACAAAAACTAGACAGATCTCATGATCGGCAACTTCCACCAATGCTACATGGTCCGAAAAACCGGTAAGCTGCATCAATACATCAACATCCAAGCTTCCTGGAAAAGGCTTCGACAAATCATATAATTCTAGTTTTTCACCAAAACCTACCCAGTATTTTCCAGCAGGCAATACGCGGGTATACCGATTGTTTTTAACAACTAATCCCAATTGATTGATATCTATAGTTACTCTTTTCATCTTATTTTAATTTTTTATTCTACTCTTCCAAACCCAGTACAAAACACTGCGCTTGATCAGAATATACTATTGTTCTAAATACATTTTTCCGCGATCAAAAAGATGATCCTATTATTTATAAACGCTTCGATTCCTGTTTATTGAATATGACCGGAATATAAAAGGGGTCTAAAAGAAAAATAAAATGATGACACCTCATCCTTAAAGAATATACACCCCATTCGTGTATTCATTTAAGGATTGCAATATCCTCAACCCTATCGTTGCTTTTAGCACCTACTTTATACTACAAAGGCCCCATTCAATTGTCTCATCTTTAATAAAAAGAAAAGACCAAACGAGAGACGAAGCGCTTTCGAAGTGGAGACTTTTTTAAAGAAAGTCTAAACTTGAACATGGAACTTTCGTTCCTCCAACCGATGGACACACTTTTGAGATGTGCGTGGGACTCGAACCCACCATTTTGCTGTACTCTACCCCTGAGTTACTCCGTCCAGGACGGAGGTAGGATTCGAACCTACGACCCCAACATTTGACAATAGTGATTTTCTTAAAGTCAGCATATTACTTTCAACTGAAGCAATACTACCCTGCTATACAGAAACAGGAGACCAGGACTCTTAAATCATGCACTACGCCATATACCCTTTCAGGTATATATCTTAAAAAGCTAATCGCTTATTTATTCAAAGAACTATTTGTCTTGATCGACATTACAAATATGCAAGCCCCACCACGCAATCTGTCTGCGCAGTAAAAAAGAATTTAAAAAAATCAATCAAAAGCAACATACCAAACTGATAATCAATTACATTAATTTAATAAAAATTAAATAAACCAGATCAAAAACACTTTATACGCAAATACATTGCGCAGCAAATTTGAATTCTGTATCTTTAACTTCATACCATAATATCAAAAACAGCATGTCCACCAATAAACTTGCATTAATTCGCTACAAAACCATTGACAACTGCTTATGTCAACGTCATCGCAAATGGACCTTAGAAGATCTTATAGAAAAAGTCTCCAATTCCCTTTATGAGCTTGAGGGTATCCATAATGGCATCAGCAAAAGAACGATTCAAGGAGATATACAAGTCATGCGGAGTAATAAGTTAGGATACAATGCCCCGATTATTGTGACAGATCGAAAATTTTACAGCTATAGTGATCCTACATACAGCATCAGCAATTCACCCATCACCTCCTTAGATATGAAGAAGATGAAAGAAGCCGTAGACTTACTCAAGCATCTCAATGGTTTCTCTTATTTTGACGAAATGAGTGATATGATCTTACGTTTAGAAAATAGCCTCATTCAATCGGAAGGAGCTCAAAAGCCTGTCGTACAAATGGAAAGTAACAAACTCTTAAAGGGTTTAAACTGGATCAGCATACTTCATCACGCTATACTCGAAGAAATTCCTTTACTCATCACCTACAAATCCTTTAAGTCACTCGCTCCTATACAAGACGTATACTACCCATATCTGCTAAAAGAATACCGCAATCGTTGGTTCTTAATCTGCAAACCTAAGAAAGGAAATCTCTTAATTACGCTTGCTCTGGACCGTATAGTTGATATTGATGAAATGGCAAAACATGGTTTTATACCTTACGAAGGCATCGATTTCGATCGCTACTTTGCCGACACCATTGGGGTTACAAAAAGTCAAAAAGACCGTGGACAAAAAGTAATCTTAAAAATTGACAGCTTCAATGCCCCCTATGTAGAGACCAAGCCATTACATAGCTCTCAGCAGATCATCAACAAACATGATGATGGCAGTATCATGATTCGTCTTGATGTCGTCTTAAACTTTGAGCTGGAAAGAGAAATTTTGGGATTTGGAGAAAATATAGAAGTCATTGCCCCAAGAAATCTACGCGACCGAATAAAAAAGAGAATCAGTAAAAATCTACAGCAGTACAGCAAAGAAACAGAATAAATCCATTTAACTCTGGATTTTCCTTTACCTTTGCCTTCAAATAAAACAGACCCATGATCTACTTTCACATTCCATTCTGTAAGCAAGCCTGTCATTACTGCGACTTTCATTTTAGCACCTCACTGAAGTACAAAAATGAAATGCTCAACATGCTATACAAGGAAGTCGAACTTAGAGCCGATTATCTGGAAGATAAAAACATCCAGTCCATTTATTTTGGTGGTGGTACCCCCTCTATATTAGAACCCGAAGATATCGCTAGGCTGATCGATAAAGTATCAAAACATTTTGAGATCGACTCGCAAGTAGAGATTACTTTAGAGGCTAACCCTGATGATCTCAACCGTGAAAAAGTAGCGAAATTGCGTCAAACAGAAATTAACCGCTTTAGTATCGGTATTCAATCCTTTTTTGAAGAAGATCTAAGATGGATGAACAGAGCGCATAACCAAAAAGAAGCCGAATCTTGTATTATGCGCGTACAAGATGCCGGATTTGAAAACATCACCTGCGATCTGATCTATGGATTTCCATTATTAACCGACGAAAAGTGGAAAACCAACATGCAGAAGCTATTGGATTTTCAGATTCCGCACATCTCATCCTACTCGATGACCGTAGAAAAGAAAACAGCACTTGATCATATGATCAAAACAGGAAAAGCGCCGGCCATAGATAGTGATCAAGCTGCCGATCAAATGCTGATGCTGATCGACCAGTTGAAAACAGCAGGATTTGAGCAATATGAAATATCCAATTTTGCTAAAGATGGTATGTATGCCAAGCATAATACCAACTACTGGAAAGGAAAACATTACTTAGGTATTGGTCCATCTGCACATTCATTCAATGGTACATCACGCTCATGGAATATCGCGAACAATGCCAAATACATCCAAGATATGGCACAAGATAAGCTACCGTTAGAAACTGAACAATTATCTTTACTTGATCGCATTAACGAATACACCATGACCTCACTGCGCACCATGTGGGGTATCAATCTTGCCTTAGTGGAAGACAAATTTGGAGCAGAGGTCAAAAAACAACTATTGATAAACTCCGAAGCATTCATTTATAATAAGCAATTAACTCAAGTGGACAACCGGCTTACCCTTAGCGACACGGGCAAACTAATGGCCGATCACATTATGTCTGAGCTATTTATTATTGATGAAAATTCCCAATATGAATAACAAAATTATGAGCAGTTACTTGCCATTGGTTTGTAACTTCAACAGCTCCTGTTCTGCTAATTTTCGAGTCTCTAGCTTGATATCGTCCTTTCTGCGCTGTAGATTTTCTCCAATACTTGAAATCAAACCTTCATTCAACGGAACAAGCTCCCTTCTAGAATCCCATTGGCTGATATAAAAATCATCCGATTTTTCATCAAAAAGAATATCGTAATCATCCAATCGACGTTGTTCCTCATATGCACCTATCACGTAATAAGGAAAATATCGATTTGGTTTTTCAACTATTTCCAGCTGCAAAGGCTTATATTCATATGGAGAAGAACTAAGTTTAAACAAAAATGTAATTGCTTTTTCAAATTGGTCCAACTTCTTTAAAATCAGCAATTCGTCGTTATTATATTGAAACGGATTGGGATAGTACGCGCCATTATAAAAATAGTCTTTAGGATCCTGTCGTATCTGTAACGGCTCTACCCGTACACCATGCTTATTGATGAGGGATTCATTTACACCTTCCTCAGCAGGTACTACAAACCAATGTTCACCACCGGCATCATATTGTTTTTTCATCTTACCGGCATATACAGTAGCGTAACCGTAATTAAACGGCAGTGCAAAACCCCAATCTGCAGGAGAAATCTTATCCCCTAAAAAATTGACAAAACCAATTTTCCCCTTCTCCACATAACGTCTCAGACCTTCAGACCAATAGTCAGATCCATTATCAAAAAATTGAGGGTAATACAATATATTGCCTTTTCTGTCATATACCGTCGAAACCGCAAAAGCTGGATTATCTGCATCTTCTTCAACTCCAAGAACCCCGATAAATTCGATAAAGGGATCATCGATCGGTACATTTAAATCAAAATCATGATATACATGGTGGATTGGAGGAATAATAATTGTCCCCTTTTCATTGCGCACCCCTACAAGACTACTGTCCGCAGTCATCATATAGTACAATTTATCTTGCCCTTTAGAAAATAAAAAGCAGCAAGACAAAATGAGCGTAACGAAAATTTTCAGCCCCCTCATATAAGCAACTTTTTGGTTCTCAAATATTTCAGAATAATTGCCGTCGCACCAGCATGCTGTTGAACATAACATTTTGCCTGTTGACCAGCATAGTCGCGCTTAGTCTGATCCTGTAAACAAGTAAAGATCAAATGGAGTTTATCAGCATCTTGAATAGAAAAACCAGCTCCCTGCTCGATCAAATCCTTAGCTTCCTGAAACTTATGATATTTTGGACCAAATATAACCGGTATACCATACGTCGCCGCTTCCAATGTATTATGAATCCCCACCCCAAATCCGCCACCAATATAGCTGATACTTCCATAGCCATACAAAGAAGAGAGCATGCCTATATTATCAATGATCAACACGCGCGCATTCGCGACTTTTTGACAAGTATGCTGCGCAAAATTTGAGAATCTAAGTGCATCGGGAAATAATAATAAAATAGCGTCGATATGCGCTTCATGGATTTCATGCGGAGCTAAGATCAATTTCCAGTCAGGAAACTGCAGCATGAGGTCCTTTAAAAGCTTTTCATCCTCCAGCCATGTACTTCCTGCCACCAAAACAGGAGATTCACCAACAAATTGACCGACCTCCATCACACTTTTCTGCTGCTTGGGCAATTCCACCACACGATCAAATCTCGTATCACCCGTAAGCCCAACATTTCGAAATCCATGCTCTTTTAATAGATGGACACTTTCTTCATTTTGCATGAAAAAATAAGTGACCGACAGGAGGATTTCTCTAAAAAAACCACCATAAGGTTGAAAGAAAATTTGATTCGGTCTGAATATGGCAGAAATCATGAATAGCGGAATATCTCTATTTTTCAGTTCAGAAAAATAATAATGCCAATATTCATATTTTGTAAAAACCACAAATTCTGGATGAATGAGATCTATAAACTGCTTGGCATTTTTTGCTGTATCCTCAGGGAGATAAAAAACATAATCGGCTAAATTGGTATTCTTTCTAACCTCATAACCTGAGGGAGAATAAAAAGTAATCACAATTTTTTTTAATGGATAATCTTTTTTTATACCTTCCAAAACGGCCCGCCCCTGTTCAAATTCCCCTAGGGAGGCAAAGTGAAACCAGATGTGATTTTGACCCGTTTCAACCGTTTGATTTATGCGCGCATACCAATCCTTACGACCATCTACCCAAAGCTTAGCCTTGGGATGAAAAGGCGCTATTAAGCGTAATAAAAGCCCATAAAGATGGATTCCTAAAGAATAAAGAAGACGCATGTTCGTAAAATAATACTTATATTCGTCAAAGATATTAAACCCTTTTCTAATTGTTGAAAATAAGTGGAAAATAAGATACGCAACCCAATTTTAATACCGGAGCTGCAAGATCTCTTGACTTTCACCCTGTGTGATCATATTAGACAGGATTATCGACCATCAATCTTTGCCAATCAAAAAATAAGAACATAAAGACTTTACATATTATAATTATAAACAATGAGCAAAATACTTGTAACAGGCGGAACAGGATATATTGGTTCGCATACAGTTGTTGAATTGCATAACGCAGGATATACACCGGTTATCATTGACAACTTATCTAATTCTAGCATCAAAATGTTAGACCAAATTGAAAAAATAATCGGCGTAAAACCTGAATTTCACCAATTTGACCTATGTGATGAGGCAAAAGTCTTAGAATTTGTTAAGAATAATACAGACATCAGCGGTATTATCCACTTTGCGGCATCAAAAGCTGTCGGAGAATCCGTTCAAAATCCTTTAAAATATTACCGCAATAACTTCTTTTCTCTGATCAACATATTAGAGGCATACCGTCAAAAAACAGTCAACTTTGTATTTTCTTCAAGTTGTACAGTATATGGTGAACCCGATTACCTTCCTGTTGATGAAGCAGCTCCAATCAAAAAAGCAGCCTCACCCTACGGCAATACCAAACAAATTGCAGAAGAAATTTTGGAAGAAACAGCCCATGCCTATGACAATTTTAATATTATTGCGTTACGCTACTTCAATCCAGTTGGAGCACACGAATCTGCATTAATTGGAGAATTGCCCCTAGGAGTTCCACAAAACCTACTTCCTTTCATTACGCAAACCGCCATCGGTAAGCGTGAAAAATTAACCGTATTTGGAAATGACTTTGATACTAAAGATGGTTTCTGTGTACGCGACTTTATTCACGTTGTTGACTTGGCGAAAGCACACGTTGCTGCAA is a window encoding:
- a CDS encoding M1 family metallopeptidase gives rise to the protein MNLKYLYTLILGLFLIQTTTAQRKGYWQQAVDYKMNIDVNEKTYQYDGDMQLKYSNNSGQSLKKVYFHLYFNAFQPGSMMDNRLSNIADPDKRMATNIGTKEKPKYQSRIATLTPKQIGYQKIKSLTINGNNTSYKVDGTILEVTLPNEIEDGETATFDMTWEAQVPEQIRRSGRNSKEGVALSMAQWYPKMAHFDEFGWHLDEYIGREFIAPFGNFDVTVNINKNYILGASGVLQNPTEVKGYVAKPKIRAKDNKVQWHYIAKNIHDFVWAADPKFVVDSASSKQGIHVYTVYIPESDSVKTNWKTALGLATEFFDFNAKTFGAYPWPTYTIIQGGDGGMEYGTATLVTGGRNLKSLVGVIFHEAAHSWYQHLFGINETVDEWFDEGFTSYVEELAMQNLFEKRGAIEANPSIDAYRAYYKLALSGKEEPASLLADYYNTNYAYSNEAYNKGQVLAVQLGYIIGKDNLDKTFLEFYKQWKFKHPTPNDFKRIAENISGINLKWYFNLFINTTRKIDYAIKTVSDKEITLQNKSDFAMPIDLLVTYEDGTKELFYIPLREMRGEKPAENFKIYEGIKRTTLEDWNWTQPSYQVNLTKKPAKVIIDPSLRLADVESSDNTWEKK
- a CDS encoding RtcB family protein, which translates into the protein MENKRINGNDLIALGYEENFALGEALKINKKRLGFTREEMLLKFAEVLAAPEMYMEDEVFKPLAQALLNVDEVAKATISLKEGKQDYSIYGESQIEEGALRQMDLAMKLPVAVAGALMPDAHQGYGLPIGGVLATHHAVIPYGVGVDIGCRMALSIFDVPEEHLYAHHDFYKKVIMDHTKFGAGHGYLKHERADHAVLASKAFETNDFIRQLKDKAWTQLGSSGGGNHFVEFGVMEFKEADAELGMEKGRYVALLTHSGSRGLGATIADHYTKLAKKLCPLPYEAQNLAYMGLDTAEGQEYWLAMNLAGDYASACHEVIHEKISKALGAERLAMVENHHNFAWKELWKGEEVIVHRKGATPAGKGVLGIIPGSMATPGFLVRGKGMEEAIQSASHGAGRLMSRTKAIKTIARKDLKSMLSDHRITLIGAGLDEAPMAYKNIHEVMAAQEDLVDIVASFSPKIVRMADDGSRED
- a CDS encoding slipin family protein, translating into MKRVTIDINQLGLVVKNNRYTRVLPAGKYWVGFGEKLELYDLSKPFPGSLDVDVLMQLTGFSDHVALVEVADHEICLVFVNNNYKQVLAAGRHFFWKGLLTYHFQKEDITDIEISEGVHKQLLEKQTLAYYIRQFKLEPSERGLLFLDGVFSKILNAGTYYWWKNATSISISKVDTRLTTMDIAGQEILTKDKAQIRINFSIQYQVVDVLKAMLENKDFEKQLYMLMQLALRSYIGRMTLDELMDNKSAINAHVLEDTASQIELLGVKVFHAGVKDIILPGDIREIMNQVLVAEKKAQANIITRREETASTRSLLNTAKLMEDNAMLFKLKEMEYVEKIAEKINNISVSGNGQIVDQLKQLFVK
- a CDS encoding helix-turn-helix transcriptional regulator produces the protein MSTNKLALIRYKTIDNCLCQRHRKWTLEDLIEKVSNSLYELEGIHNGISKRTIQGDIQVMRSNKLGYNAPIIVTDRKFYSYSDPTYSISNSPITSLDMKKMKEAVDLLKHLNGFSYFDEMSDMILRLENSLIQSEGAQKPVVQMESNKLLKGLNWISILHHAILEEIPLLITYKSFKSLAPIQDVYYPYLLKEYRNRWFLICKPKKGNLLITLALDRIVDIDEMAKHGFIPYEGIDFDRYFADTIGVTKSQKDRGQKVILKIDSFNAPYVETKPLHSSQQIINKHDDGSIMIRLDVVLNFELEREILGFGENIEVIAPRNLRDRIKKRISKNLQQYSKETE
- the hemW gene encoding radical SAM family heme chaperone HemW, whose product is MIYFHIPFCKQACHYCDFHFSTSLKYKNEMLNMLYKEVELRADYLEDKNIQSIYFGGGTPSILEPEDIARLIDKVSKHFEIDSQVEITLEANPDDLNREKVAKLRQTEINRFSIGIQSFFEEDLRWMNRAHNQKEAESCIMRVQDAGFENITCDLIYGFPLLTDEKWKTNMQKLLDFQIPHISSYSMTVEKKTALDHMIKTGKAPAIDSDQAADQMLMLIDQLKTAGFEQYEISNFAKDGMYAKHNTNYWKGKHYLGIGPSAHSFNGTSRSWNIANNAKYIQDMAQDKLPLETEQLSLLDRINEYTMTSLRTMWGINLALVEDKFGAEVKKQLLINSEAFIYNKQLTQVDNRLTLSDTGKLMADHIMSELFIIDENSQYE
- a CDS encoding 3-deoxy-D-manno-octulosonic acid transferase; translated protein: MRLLYSLGIHLYGLLLRLIAPFHPKAKLWVDGRKDWYARINQTVETGQNHIWFHFASLGEFEQGRAVLEGIKKDYPLKKIVITFYSPSGYEVRKNTNLADYVFYLPEDTAKNAKQFIDLIHPEFVVFTKYEYWHYYFSELKNRDIPLFMISAIFRPNQIFFQPYGGFFREILLSVTYFFMQNEESVHLLKEHGFRNVGLTGDTRFDRVVELPKQQKSVMEVGQFVGESPVLVAGSTWLEDEKLLKDLMLQFPDWKLILAPHEIHEAHIDAILLLFPDALRFSNFAQHTCQKVANARVLIIDNIGMLSSLYGYGSISYIGGGFGVGIHNTLEAATYGIPVIFGPKYHKFQEAKDLIEQGAGFSIQDADKLHLIFTCLQDQTKRDYAGQQAKCYVQQHAGATAIILKYLRTKKLLI
- the galE gene encoding UDP-glucose 4-epimerase GalE, encoding MSKILVTGGTGYIGSHTVVELHNAGYTPVIIDNLSNSSIKMLDQIEKIIGVKPEFHQFDLCDEAKVLEFVKNNTDISGIIHFAASKAVGESVQNPLKYYRNNFFSLINILEAYRQKTVNFVFSSSCTVYGEPDYLPVDEAAPIKKAASPYGNTKQIAEEILEETAHAYDNFNIIALRYFNPVGAHESALIGELPLGVPQNLLPFITQTAIGKREKLTVFGNDFDTKDGFCVRDFIHVVDLAKAHVAAIKLLEKGNPKGKYDVFNVGTGKGYSVLEAIKAFEEASGQKLNYEVGPRREGDIVKVYGDATKSTNELHWTAQLGIFEMMDSAWKWEKYLKENPIV